Part of the Companilactobacillus zhachilii genome is shown below.
CCAGAAGTTAGTTCTTGACGTAATTGAGCAATCATCAAAGCTTGGCGAGTCTTAATTTTTGCTTGATAATCCTTTTTGGCATCTTCTAATTTTTGAGCTTTATTTTCTGCTTCAGTCGTCAATTTTTTTAGTCGTTCTTGTAGTTTCTGATTTTCAGAGACGATTAGATTGCATTGGTTTTCTAAAGGAGTCAATGTATCAATTAAATTTTCCTTTTCGCTATTCAATTGATCTTTTTGTTTATCTAAACCCGAAAATTCTTTCAATAACTGTTGTTTGGTTGAAATATTTGTTTTGACTTCAGTCATAGTAGCATTTTGGTCAAGGACTTTTGTTTTAGCAGTGGCTAATTGTGGTTCTAATTGTTTTAATTCTTGACGAATATTTTCAATATCGCGGACTTTGGTAATTATGACGCTGAGTTTTTGTGCTTGTTCATTTTTATCATCAAATTTTTTTATTTGTTTACTAAGATGTTCATAGTCTTTTTTTGCCTGATTCCATGTATTCTCAGCAGAGGATAATTCTTCAGTAACAGTTTGTTCTTCCTTTGTGGTCTCATGTTGTTCAGTTGTGGTTCGATCGAGATCACGAACAGTTTCACGTAATGGTTGAGCCCATGATAATTCAGCCACATGTTTTTCGTCTTGAGCAATCGTTTGGGACTTATCGGTAATTTTAATTTTGAATTCTGCTTTTGATTCAGCCAATTTATCAAAATTGTTTTTGATAGTTTCAGCATCATGATATTTTTATCGGCCTTTTGCCATTCAGTTTCAATTTTTTTCTCTGCTGATTGTGTAGCGGTCCATTTTTCTTGTCTTTGATCGACATATTTCTTTAAGGTGGCCGTTAACTGATCATTAGGGATGGCTTTTAGTTCAGTTTGCTCTTCATCAGTCCAAACAGGAGATTCGGTTTGTGATTTTAATTCATTATTAAAATCAGTTGATTTGCTGTTGGCAGCGGTGTAATGTTCTTTCAATTTAGCTGTGAAATCAGTGAACAGTTGTGTGCCGAAGATTTTTTTGAGAATTTTTTCTTTATCGTTGGTATTGGATTTAAGAAATTCGGAGAAGTCATTTTGTGGTAATAAAATGATTTTTTTGAACTGATCAGCGTTAAGATTCAAAATTTCGGTAATAGCGATGCCGACATCAGCTGGTTTAGTAGCAATACTTTCGACTTCTACACCATCAACATCGTCAACTACTGACAGATTGGCGGTTGGATTTCGTGTAGTTGTACCAGTGCCACGTTCCTTAGCCAGAGTTTGCAATGGGGTGCGTTCAATTTTGTAGATTTTACCACTTTGTTCAAAGTAAAAAATTACTTTAGTAACATCTTTGGGACCAGCAAATTGACTACGCATTTCGCGGGCATCACGATCACTAGTAGTTGTGCTGAAAAGAGCGAAGGTCATGGCATCAAAAATAGTTGATTTACCAGCACCAGTGTCACCACCGATTAGGAAAATGGGTGATTCATCTAGTTTACGAAAGTCAATTATTGAATGGGCATGTGGTCCAAAGTTATCAATTTCTAAATAGATTGGTTTCATTTGTTCTCTCTTTCCACTTCGTTGAAGATGTTTTCAACAATCGTTTTTTGTTTATTAGATAAGTCTTTGCCGGTTATAGTTTGATAAAATTTGTCGACGGTTTCTTCAGGGCTAATCTCATTAATGTTGACCGCCGTGTTCTCTAACTCATTTTTATCTTGGTCAATTTGATAGTCCAATTCGACAATCGTTCCGTAACGTTTTTGTAGCTCGGCGCGAATATTAGTTTGAACGTGTTCGCTACGGTCAAAATTTTTGATAGTAATAGCAAACCAGTCTTGATTGATTGGCTGTTTTTTATAAAAATCGGCATCACAAAGCGTAGGCCAGTCTTCTTCTAAGACGACAAGGTCTGTTTTGGGAGTGATGGGCTTAAATTCATGTGTGATACCAGAATCGTCAATGTTAACAATATCAACGCCTTTGCCCTTATTCTTAAGACGCGCTTCTTTGATATTAAATTTAACTGGACTGCCGGAATAGCGGACAGTTTCACTAGGAGAAGCTAGACGGGTATGAATGTGGCCCAACATAACGTAGTCAAAATCCTTAAATTGATCAGTTGTTAAAGTCGCTAGACCGCCAACTTTGGAAGTTGTTTCACTAGTCAAGGGGATCTCTTCATCTTTATTAGGGGTAACTGCAAAGTGAGTTATTAATAGATGTTTTTTATTTTTGTCGAACAATTTTACCATGTCGCTGACAATGAGTTGCATTGCCGCTCCAATGGTTGTGATATTTTTGACATTTTCTTCTGGCATACCTTGTTTTTGATAGTAAACTCGGGCATCCAATGGATCGAAGAAGGGTAATAGAAAAATTTGAACATCGTCTGTTTCGATGGGGGTGAATGCCTCATTTATAAAAGTGTTTAAGTGAAAATTAGTATATTCCATCCATTTACGACCATAGTTCAGACGCTTGGCACTATCGTGGTTACCAGAGATAGCATAAATTGGGATTTTATTTTCCAAATTAATTTCTCGTAGCATCTTATCTAAAGCTGCAACAGCTTCAGGATTAGGGACGGCACGGTCGTAAATGTCTCCAGCAATAACGACACCGTCAACGTGTTCATCTTTAGCAATTTGTAGTATCTGATCAAAAGCATGTTTTTGTTCGTCTAAAAGTGAGTAGCCATTTAGAGTTCGTCCAATATGCCAATCAGCGGTATGTAAAAGTTTCATCAGCGAATCCTCCATTTGCATTTATTGTATCAAAGATGTCTTACTTCAAGGAAAAGTATATCATCATTTTAGAACGTATGTTCGCAAACACTGCAAAAAAAAGACGATAAAAAATTATCGTCTTGAATTGCTTTAGTCATTTAAATTGTAACGAAGTTTCATATGTTCAGAACCCATAGTTACCATGTCCCCGAGCAATTTTGTTTGTAATTCAAAAGCTGTTGTAGCTAATTTTTCATTAGCGTCTTCGAGGTATTTTTTAACTTTCTTTTGATTCTTAATATCGGCATCAGTGTCATTTTGAATTTTACGGTATGCACTCATAGCTTCTAGTTCATAGTCATTACGCATGTCAACGTAGAAGTCGTAATCAGTATCACCAAGTAGGGCAGTTGTACAACTCAACCAGTACATGTTATTAAGGTCAAATTTACCCGTAGCATTTTTATATGGAGCTGGTGTGTCTTTAACGTTGGCGTAGAAAGGAACCACAGTGTTAAAGGTATTAGCACCATAAGCTAGCCAATGGATACCGGCAATTTCAGTTGGAACGTTATTTCTAATTTGAAGAATGTGGACGTTGTGATTACGGTTGATACCGATTGGACGGAAAAGCTTCTTGTCAGCCTCGGAACCATTACCATAAACGTCATATTTAGTATTTTCAAAATGGGAACTCAAGACAAACTTAACATCTTCAATCGAAATTTTACGGTTAGCGTGGCAGATGAAAGGTAAATCTTGTTCCATTGGGTCTTCTGGTGTTTCATCAGGATTGAAGAATCTTTGGCCATACCAAGTACGTGGGTTGTTGTAAACAGTATCTTTGATAGATGAACTACCAAAAATATGTCTTAAATTGTACTTGTCGAAATCAGGATTCAAGCTATTTTGGTCAATCATGTCTTTTAAATCAGCTGAACAAAGAGTGTCATCTGAGTCAAAGTCAAA
Proteins encoded:
- a CDS encoding exonuclease SbcCD subunit D, which produces MKLLHTADWHIGRTLNGYSLLDEQKHAFDQILQIAKDEHVDGVVIAGDIYDRAVPNPEAVAALDKMLREINLENKIPIYAISGNHDSAKRLNYGRKWMEYTNFHLNTFINEAFTPIETDDVQIFLLPFFDPLDARVYYQKQGMPEENVKNITTIGAAMQLIVSDMVKLFDKNKKHLLITHFAVTPNKDEEIPLTSETTSKVGGLATLTTDQFKDFDYVMLGHIHTRLASPSETVRYSGSPVKFNIKEARLKNKGKGVDIVNIDDSGITHEFKPITPKTDLVVLEEDWPTLCDADFYKKQPINQDWFAITIKNFDRSEHVQTNIRAELQKRYGTIVELDYQIDQDKNELENTAVNINEISPEETVDKFYQTITGKDLSNKQKTIVENIFNEVERENK
- a CDS encoding C69 family dipeptidase, which gives rise to MEKRIKGSCTSILVGKKASIDGSTIISRNDDGHEALDPQRFVVVNPEDQPKTYTSVISKVKVDLPDAPLRYTSMPNSILTNGIWPAAGINSKNVAMSATETITTNSRVLGLDPFVEGGLGEEDLVTVVLPYITSARDGVKRLGSLLEKYGTYEPNGISFADNEEVWWLETIGGHHWAAVRIPDDAYVVAPNRMNIDNFDFDSDDTLCSADLKDMIDQNSLNPDFDKYNLRHIFGSSSIKDTVYNNPRTWYGQRFFNPDETPEDPMEQDLPFICHANRKISIEDVKFVLSSHFENTKYDVYGNGSEADKKLFRPIGINRNHNVHILQIRNNVPTEIAGIHWLAYGANTFNTVVPFYANVKDTPAPYKNATGKFDLNNMYWLSCTTALLGDTDYDFYVDMRNDYELEAMSAYRKIQNDTDADIKNQKKVKKYLEDANEKLATTAFELQTKLLGDMVTMGSEHMKLRYNLND
- a CDS encoding AAA family ATPase encodes the protein MKPIYLEIDNFGPHAHSIIDFRKLDESPIFLIGGDTGAGKSTIFDAMTFALFSTTTSDRDAREMRSQFAGPKDVTKVIFYFEQSGKIYKIERTPLQTLAKERGTGTTTRNPTANLSVVDDVDGVEVESIATKPADVGIAITEILNLNADQFKKIILLPQNDFSEFLKSNTNDKEKILKKIFGTQLFTDFTAKLKEHYTAANSKSTDFNNELKSQTESPVWTDEEQTELKAIPNDQLTATLKKYVDQRQEKWTATQSAEKKIETEWQKADKNIMMLKLSKTILINWLNQKQNSKLKLPISPKRLLKTKNMWLNYHGLNHYVKLFVISIEPQLNNMRPQRKNKLLLKNYPLLRIHGIRQKKTMNILVNK